Proteins from a single region of Crassaminicella profunda:
- the rocF gene encoding arginase: protein MDINLIGVPIFYGADKRGPEFGPAKLREKHIVSVLSKHNHKVYDFGDVYVPEVKEYNKYYEHANMKYSKTIEEVNTNLAQMVYSSLKAKSFPLVIGGDHSVGLGSIAGVSKNSKNFAVVWMDAHGDINTEDTSESGNIHGMPLAKAMGIGNTNLKDLYFEGQKVSPENVFIIGARDLDSGEKKLIKEKNLKVYGVEKIRKKGIENVVNEIFQELKDRNIEAIHLSFDMDFIDEKYVPGTGTPVDEGMNIEETKTFLKCLAETNLIKSMDFVELNTLLDRKDMTAQLAIDLLDWTFKYM from the coding sequence ATGGATATTAATTTGATTGGTGTTCCGATTTTTTATGGTGCGGATAAAAGAGGACCTGAATTTGGACCGGCTAAATTAAGAGAGAAGCATATTGTATCTGTTTTAAGTAAGCATAACCACAAAGTGTATGATTTTGGAGATGTATATGTACCAGAAGTGAAAGAATACAATAAATATTATGAGCATGCAAACATGAAATATTCAAAAACTATAGAAGAAGTAAATACCAATCTTGCCCAAATGGTGTATTCTTCATTAAAAGCAAAAAGTTTTCCACTGGTGATAGGAGGAGATCATTCTGTAGGTCTTGGAAGTATTGCAGGGGTTAGTAAAAATAGTAAAAACTTTGCCGTTGTTTGGATGGATGCTCATGGAGATATAAACACAGAAGATACTAGTGAAAGTGGAAATATTCATGGAATGCCTTTAGCAAAGGCCATGGGAATAGGTAATACTAATTTAAAAGATCTTTATTTTGAAGGACAAAAAGTTTCTCCAGAAAATGTGTTTATTATTGGTGCGAGAGATTTAGATTCAGGTGAAAAAAAATTAATAAAAGAAAAGAACCTTAAAGTTTATGGAGTTGAGAAGATTCGTAAGAAGGGGATAGAAAACGTAGTAAATGAAATTTTTCAGGAGCTAAAGGATAGAAATATTGAAGCTATTCACTTAAGTTTTGATATGGATTTTATAGATGAAAAATATGTTCCTGGTACAGGGACTCCTGTAGATGAAGGCATGAATATTGAGGAAACGAAAACTTTTTTAAAGTGCTTAGCTGAAACAAATTTGATAAAATCTATGGATTTTGTAGAACTAAATACATTATTGGATAGAAAAGATATGACGGCTCAGTTGGCAATTGATTTATTAGATTGGACTTTTAAGTATATGTAG
- a CDS encoding stalk domain-containing protein, which produces MKYRVEKGFIVFLIMCMLCGSWSFASSDNHVTRIPHVKDDWSFKDSYAPILVIEEKSPNEFGGEDQQFELTLENAEWFEEDDDISVADMVYDGVHMSSRGVTMNIRRFSSKEVGVTINRGTYPTNKKAVFKIPLYSKVNHAGDVTVTIDSDTAVSGGTYKYALAIGKVSGNGPTVSIGHIFGKDHPVWITIKEPLGKKFGQKNQTFILTLSNSKWANDVQLNLEESIKNTIIKNVSDAKIVSIEKLNDQKAALTINRGKKDLDRPVYFYIPLYIQVTHSGNISLDIKSKEDIDFFKDVSLELEVEEYKNPSKILYFIDDEGAVDIYNKRKIDTTVYIYINSLNINIDQSGIEEKIKLDVAPIIEKGRTLIPLRGVLEALGVQTTWQKDIRGVLLASNDQTIQLYVDSKKAYINSQPVEMPIAPKIINNRVFVPLRFISESFDYDVNWIQEEQKIMIKK; this is translated from the coding sequence ATGAAGTATAGAGTAGAGAAAGGCTTTATTGTATTTTTAATTATGTGTATGCTTTGTGGAAGTTGGTCTTTTGCATCATCAGATAATCACGTTACGAGGATTCCACATGTAAAGGATGATTGGAGCTTTAAAGATAGCTATGCACCCATATTAGTGATTGAAGAAAAATCTCCTAATGAATTCGGAGGAGAGGATCAGCAGTTTGAGCTTACATTGGAGAATGCAGAATGGTTTGAAGAAGATGATGATATAAGCGTAGCAGATATGGTATATGATGGGGTTCATATGAGTAGTAGAGGTGTTACCATGAACATTAGAAGGTTTTCTTCTAAAGAAGTAGGTGTTACTATTAATCGAGGGACTTATCCTACTAACAAAAAAGCGGTTTTTAAAATTCCTCTATATTCAAAGGTAAATCATGCAGGTGATGTTACGGTTACTATTGATTCAGACACTGCTGTGTCTGGTGGCACATATAAATATGCCCTTGCAATAGGAAAAGTTTCTGGCAATGGACCTACAGTATCCATTGGACATATTTTTGGAAAAGATCATCCCGTATGGATTACGATCAAAGAACCTTTAGGGAAAAAATTTGGTCAAAAAAATCAAACATTTATTTTAACCCTTAGCAATTCAAAGTGGGCAAATGATGTACAACTGAACCTAGAAGAAAGTATCAAAAATACTATTATCAAAAATGTATCTGATGCTAAAATTGTTTCTATAGAAAAACTCAATGATCAAAAAGCAGCATTAACAATCAATAGAGGGAAAAAAGATTTAGATCGACCCGTATATTTTTATATACCTCTATATATTCAAGTGACTCATAGTGGAAATATATCTTTAGATATTAAGAGTAAAGAAGATATAGATTTTTTTAAGGATGTTTCTTTAGAATTAGAAGTTGAGGAGTATAAAAATCCGTCTAAAATATTATACTTTATTGATGATGAGGGAGCGGTAGATATATATAATAAAAGAAAGATAGATACTACCGTATATATATATATCAATAGCCTAAATATAAATATTGATCAATCAGGGATTGAAGAAAAAATTAAATTAGATGTAGCACCTATTATTGAAAAAGGAAGGACATTAATTCCTCTAAGAGGTGTTTTAGAAGCTTTAGGGGTACAAACAACATGGCAAAAAGATATAAGGGGGGTTTTATTAGCTAGCAATGATCAAACCATTCAATTATATGTTGATTCAAAAAAAGCTTATATCAATAGTCAGCCTGTAGAAATGCCTATAGCGCCAAAGATTATAAATAATCGTGTTTTTGTACCATTAAGGTTTATATCAGAGAGTTTTGATTATGATGTAAACTGGATTCAAGAAGAACAAAAAATTATGATAAAAAAATAA
- a CDS encoding phospho-sugar mutase produces MDYQKKYDQWVKHEYFDEKIREELLEIKENYEEIEDRFYKDLEFGTAGLRGKIGAGTNRMNVYIIARATQGLADFIVKKGKAYMNRGVVIAYDSRHFSKEFAKKAALVLAGNHVKAYLFEDLRPTPELSFAVRRLSTASGIVITASHNPREYNGYKVYWEEGSQILEDVASAITENIKLIEDFSIIKEMDEEEAIQKGLLEIIGKDMDDEYIEKVKGLSLREDIDKEINIVYTPLNGTGNIPVRRVLKERGFKNVTVVPEQEKPDPDFTTVGYPNPEDVKAFKYAQNLGKKIHADLLIATDPDCDRLAAMIKNEKDEYIALNGNQTGALFIQYILEAKEENKTLKENSYIVKSIVTGDLGKTIAKDYGVKTYEALTGFKNICGIVNEFEKSGNHDFVFGYEESIGYVAGTFVRDKDAVISSMLLCEAAAYYKKQGKTLLDVLEEVYKKHGYYQEKLISLVLEGIEGKNRIDRMMKIYRDTYPTEIGDSKLAKYIDYQKQVSFDFLKEKEELIDIPVSNVLKFIFDDGSWYAVRPSGTEPKIKIYLYTKGDTLEISQEKIKNMEKIIMKRLEEIE; encoded by the coding sequence ATGGATTATCAAAAAAAGTATGATCAGTGGGTAAAGCATGAATATTTTGATGAAAAGATTAGAGAAGAGCTTTTAGAAATTAAAGAAAATTACGAAGAAATTGAAGATCGCTTTTATAAAGATTTAGAATTTGGAACTGCAGGACTCCGTGGGAAAATTGGTGCAGGAACCAATCGAATGAATGTATATATTATAGCACGCGCAACTCAAGGTCTTGCAGATTTTATTGTTAAAAAGGGAAAAGCATATATGAATCGTGGCGTTGTGATTGCTTATGATTCTAGACATTTCTCAAAAGAATTTGCAAAAAAAGCAGCACTAGTTTTAGCAGGGAATCATGTGAAGGCTTATTTATTTGAAGATTTGCGTCCAACTCCTGAGCTTTCCTTTGCAGTAAGAAGGTTGAGTACTGCTTCTGGTATTGTAATTACTGCTAGTCATAATCCTAGAGAATATAATGGATATAAAGTATATTGGGAAGAAGGGTCACAAATCTTAGAAGATGTTGCATCAGCCATTACAGAAAATATCAAGCTGATAGAAGATTTTTCTATTATCAAAGAGATGGATGAGGAGGAAGCCATTCAAAAAGGGCTTTTAGAAATAATTGGAAAAGACATGGATGATGAATATATTGAAAAAGTAAAAGGATTAAGTTTAAGAGAGGATATAGATAAGGAAATCAATATAGTATATACGCCTCTAAATGGAACAGGAAATATTCCTGTGAGAAGGGTTTTAAAAGAAAGAGGGTTTAAAAATGTAACCGTTGTACCAGAACAAGAAAAGCCAGATCCAGATTTTACAACAGTAGGGTATCCAAATCCTGAGGATGTAAAAGCCTTTAAATATGCACAGAACTTAGGTAAAAAAATTCATGCAGATTTGTTGATTGCTACAGATCCTGATTGTGATCGATTAGCTGCTATGATTAAGAATGAAAAGGATGAATATATAGCCTTAAATGGCAATCAAACGGGTGCACTTTTCATTCAATATATACTAGAGGCAAAGGAAGAAAATAAAACATTAAAAGAAAATTCATATATTGTAAAATCTATTGTGACAGGAGATTTAGGAAAAACTATTGCAAAAGATTATGGGGTAAAAACTTATGAAGCCTTAACAGGATTTAAAAATATTTGTGGGATTGTAAATGAATTTGAAAAATCAGGAAATCACGATTTTGTATTTGGATATGAAGAAAGCATTGGATATGTGGCAGGAACTTTTGTAAGAGATAAAGATGCTGTTATTTCATCTATGCTATTATGCGAAGCCGCGGCTTATTATAAAAAACAAGGAAAGACTCTTTTGGATGTATTAGAAGAAGTTTATAAAAAACATGGATATTATCAAGAGAAGCTGATATCACTAGTATTAGAGGGAATAGAAGGAAAAAATAGAATTGATCGAATGATGAAAATCTATCGAGATACATATCCTACGGAAATTGGGGATAGCAAATTAGCTAAATATATAGATTATCAAAAACAAGTTTCTTTTGATTTTTTAAAGGAGAAAGAAGAATTGATAGATATTCCAGTATCGAATGTATTAAAATTTATCTTTGATGATGGTTCATGGTATGCTGTTCGTCCGTCTGGAACAGAGCCTAAAATTAAGATTTATTTGTATACAAAGGGAGATACATTAGAGATATCACAAGAAAAGATTAAAAATATGGAAAAAATTATTATGAAAAGGTTAGAAGAAATAGAGTAA
- a CDS encoding class I SAM-dependent rRNA methyltransferase — MKETRLKIKNKFLKRYMAGSPLIIKEALYQIDSLKEEGQIIQLVDEKNKFIGKGYYGLQNKGIGWVLTLNEKEKINETFFYKKILKAIKHREVFYLDHHTTAFRVFNGEGDGIGGFTIDYFDGYYLINWYSKGIYAFKDYVINTLKKFSDCKGIYEKRRFDRLGKFIDEDSFVWGEVAPEPLVVKENDVNFAIYLNEGAMVGVFLDQREVRKKIREKYAKEKNVLNTFSYTGAFSIFAALGGAKKTTSVDLANRSLSKTIEHFSLNGIDYETQDIIVEDVFHYFKYAEKKNLKFDLVILDPPSFAKSKKFRFSAAKDYKDLLKSVISITEEDGTIVASTNCASFDMKKFKGFIEKAFKEMGKRYEILEEYRLPKDFRTIKEFREGNYLKVVFIKLI; from the coding sequence ATGAAAGAGACAAGATTAAAGATTAAGAATAAGTTTTTAAAAAGATATATGGCAGGATCTCCTCTCATCATAAAAGAAGCACTATATCAGATAGATTCATTGAAAGAAGAAGGTCAAATTATTCAATTGGTAGATGAGAAAAATAAATTTATAGGTAAGGGATATTATGGTCTTCAGAATAAGGGGATTGGATGGGTACTTACTTTAAATGAAAAAGAGAAAATAAATGAAACATTTTTTTATAAGAAGATATTAAAAGCAATCAAGCATAGGGAAGTGTTTTATTTAGATCATCACACAACGGCTTTTCGTGTTTTTAATGGAGAAGGAGATGGCATAGGAGGATTTACCATTGATTATTTTGATGGATATTATTTAATCAATTGGTATAGTAAAGGGATTTATGCTTTTAAGGATTATGTTATCAATACTTTGAAAAAGTTCTCTGATTGTAAAGGAATATATGAGAAAAGAAGATTTGACAGATTAGGAAAGTTTATAGACGAAGATAGCTTTGTTTGGGGAGAGGTAGCACCAGAACCTTTGGTTGTAAAAGAAAATGATGTGAATTTTGCCATCTATCTAAATGAAGGGGCTATGGTAGGCGTATTTTTAGATCAAAGAGAGGTAAGAAAGAAAATCAGAGAAAAGTATGCAAAAGAGAAAAATGTTTTAAATACTTTTTCTTATACAGGAGCATTTTCTATCTTTGCAGCTTTAGGCGGAGCAAAAAAAACTACTAGTGTAGATCTTGCAAATAGGAGTCTTTCAAAGACTATTGAGCATTTTAGTTTAAATGGTATTGATTATGAAACACAGGATATTATTGTAGAGGATGTATTTCATTATTTTAAGTATGCAGAAAAGAAAAATCTAAAATTTGATTTAGTCATCTTAGATCCACCTAGTTTTGCCAAATCTAAAAAATTCCGATTCAGTGCTGCAAAAGATTATAAGGATTTATTAAAATCTGTTATAAGTATAACAGAAGAAGATGGTACTATCGTAGCATCAACAAATTGTGCTAGCTTTGATATGAAAAAGTTTAAAGGGTTTATTGAAAAAGCCTTTAAAGAAATGGGCAAAAGATATGAAATTTTAGAAGAATACAGGTTGCCAAAGGATTTTAGAACGATAAAAGAATTCAGAGAGGGAAATTATTTGAAAGTTGTATTTATTAAACTTATATAA